A stretch of Streptococcus chenjunshii DNA encodes these proteins:
- the ispE gene encoding 4-(cytidine 5'-diphospho)-2-C-methyl-D-erythritol kinase has protein sequence MSIIEKAPAKINLGLDIAGKRADGYHDLSMLMVSVDLNDYITVSEAEGSSIIIESNSLRMPLNEKNDVYKAALLLKKRCNVDAGVKITVEKRIPICAGLGGGSTDAAATLRALNKFWGLHLPDETLLDLGFTIGSDVPYCIGGGCALVSGKGEIVEPLEVSLSAWVVLVKPDFGVSTPSVFRDISPSISRVDISALREAAEAGDYQQLLCHMGNSLEDITIARKPFIQKVKDRLLKCGADTALMTGSGPTVFALCQSEKKADRLVNSMKGFCKTVYKVRML, from the coding sequence ATGTCAATCATAGAAAAAGCACCTGCAAAAATTAACTTAGGGTTGGATATCGCTGGAAAAAGAGCTGATGGCTACCATGATCTGTCAATGCTGATGGTAAGTGTTGATTTGAATGACTATATCACTGTTTCTGAAGCAGAGGGGAGTAGTATTATCATCGAATCAAACAGTCTCCGCATGCCGCTGAATGAAAAAAACGATGTTTATAAAGCAGCTCTTTTGCTGAAAAAACGCTGTAATGTTGATGCAGGTGTTAAAATAACTGTGGAGAAGAGGATTCCTATTTGTGCCGGTCTTGGCGGCGGTTCTACCGATGCTGCGGCTACTCTCAGAGCCTTAAATAAATTTTGGGGACTGCATCTTCCTGATGAAACATTGCTGGATTTAGGTTTTACAATTGGCAGTGATGTTCCGTATTGTATTGGAGGGGGATGTGCGCTTGTCAGCGGGAAAGGGGAGATTGTCGAACCGCTGGAGGTTTCTCTTTCTGCTTGGGTTGTTTTGGTTAAACCGGACTTCGGTGTTTCCACACCATCTGTTTTCCGTGACATTTCTCCTTCTATTTCGCGTGTTGATATTTCGGCATTGCGGGAGGCAGCTGAAGCGGGAGACTACCAGCAGCTGCTCTGCCATATGGGAAATTCTCTGGAAGATATTACAATAGCAAGAAAGCCCTTTATCCAAAAGGTTAAAGACCGTCTTCTAAAGTGCGGTGCTGATACCGCTCTTATGACCGGAAGTGGTCCGACGGTGTTTGCCCTCTGCCAGAGCGAGAAAAAGGCAGACCGGCTTGTTAATAGTATGAAAGGGTTTTGCAAAACGGTTTATAAAGTGAGAATGCTATAG
- the pbp1b gene encoding penicillin-binding protein PBP1B, with product MFKWKKIKTKQNLSLWDLGSVCLRTLKLMTDFFYVVILLFAMLGAGLALGYLASQIDSVKIPSKASLVSQVESLTMISEMTYADGSSISEIDTDLLRTPVDGDAISDNIKEAVIATEDENFTSHDGVVPKAVFRATLASVLGLGETSGGSTLTQQLLKQQVLGDDPTFKRKSKEIIYALALERYLSKEEILTDYLNVSPFGRNNKGENIAGVEEAAQGIFGVSAKDLTIPQAAYLAGLPQSPIVYSPYTAEGSFKSDEDMEYGLQRQENVLYNMYRTGVLTKAEYTEYKGYDIRQDFIEPETAEVADHDYLYYAVLEEAQDAMYSYLIERDEVSKQDLKNDETKLAYRKKALEELQQGGYTVQTTINKKVYDAMQSAVSQYGNVLDQGSSQAVEVGNVLMNNKTGAILGFIGGRNYSQNQNNHAFDTARSPGSSIKPIIAYGPAIDQGLMGSASILSNYPTTFSSGQKIMHGSDEGTAMVNLQEALNTSWNIPAYWTYKLLREQGVDVESYMTKLGYDIADYSIESLPLGGGIETTVEQQVNAYQMIANQGIYQEGYMVESIVDSEGKTIYEHKENPVRVFSAAAATILNQLLREPITSGGTTKFYEDLKGLNENASTADWTGKTGTTDNYSDVWLIVSTPTATLGGWAGNDDNASLADSAGHTYNAQYMAYLVDAIHDADPGVFSVSEKFGLDESVVKSTVLKSTGLQSGTVSVNGRNITVGGETTTSYWAKNGAGSMTYKFAIGGTDSDYEKAWAALGR from the coding sequence ATGTTCAAGTGGAAAAAAATAAAAACCAAACAAAATCTATCCCTTTGGGATTTGGGGTCTGTCTGTCTCAGAACCTTAAAATTAATGACGGACTTTTTCTATGTGGTTATTTTGTTGTTTGCTATGTTGGGAGCAGGTCTGGCTCTAGGTTATCTGGCCAGTCAGATTGATTCAGTTAAAATTCCCAGTAAAGCCAGCTTGGTCAGCCAGGTGGAGTCTTTAACGATGATTTCTGAGATGACCTATGCTGATGGGAGTTCAATTTCTGAGATTGATACTGACTTATTAAGAACTCCTGTTGACGGTGATGCTATTTCAGATAATATTAAAGAAGCCGTTATCGCTACAGAAGATGAGAATTTCACCAGTCACGATGGAGTTGTTCCTAAAGCTGTTTTTCGGGCTACTTTAGCTTCAGTTTTGGGTCTGGGAGAAACAAGCGGCGGTTCGACTTTGACACAGCAACTCTTAAAACAGCAGGTACTGGGTGATGACCCTACTTTTAAACGGAAATCAAAGGAAATCATCTATGCATTAGCGCTTGAGCGTTACTTAAGCAAGGAAGAAATTCTGACGGACTATCTGAATGTATCTCCCTTTGGCCGCAATAATAAAGGAGAGAATATTGCTGGAGTCGAAGAAGCTGCCCAAGGTATCTTTGGTGTTTCTGCCAAAGATTTAACGATTCCTCAGGCGGCTTATCTGGCTGGGCTTCCGCAAAGTCCGATTGTCTATTCTCCTTATACTGCAGAGGGGAGCTTTAAATCTGATGAAGATATGGAGTACGGTTTGCAAAGGCAGGAAAACGTACTCTATAACATGTATCGGACAGGTGTACTGACTAAAGCAGAGTATACAGAATATAAGGGCTATGATATCCGTCAGGATTTTATCGAGCCGGAGACTGCAGAGGTCGCTGACCATGATTATCTTTATTACGCTGTGTTAGAGGAAGCTCAGGATGCTATGTACAGTTACCTTATTGAAAGAGATGAGGTTTCTAAACAAGATTTAAAAAATGATGAAACCAAGCTTGCTTACCGCAAAAAAGCACTTGAAGAGCTGCAGCAAGGCGGATATACAGTTCAAACGACTATCAATAAAAAAGTTTATGATGCGATGCAGTCAGCTGTCAGCCAGTACGGCAATGTTTTAGATCAAGGGAGTTCTCAGGCTGTTGAAGTCGGCAATGTGCTGATGAACAATAAAACAGGAGCGATTCTAGGCTTCATTGGCGGCAGAAACTACAGTCAAAATCAAAACAACCATGCCTTTGATACTGCCAGATCTCCAGGTTCCAGCATCAAACCGATTATTGCTTACGGACCTGCTATCGATCAGGGACTTATGGGAAGTGCTAGTATTCTGTCGAATTACCCAACCACTTTTTCCAGTGGACAGAAAATTATGCATGGCAGTGATGAGGGAACTGCTATGGTGAATCTGCAGGAAGCGCTCAATACCTCATGGAATATTCCTGCCTACTGGACTTACAAGTTATTGAGAGAACAAGGTGTTGACGTTGAGAGCTATATGACTAAACTGGGTTATGATATTGCAGATTATTCGATTGAGAGCCTTCCTCTGGGAGGAGGAATAGAAACTACGGTTGAGCAGCAGGTCAATGCTTACCAGATGATTGCTAATCAGGGAATCTACCAAGAAGGCTATATGGTAGAGAGTATTGTTGACAGTGAAGGCAAAACCATTTACGAACATAAGGAAAATCCTGTACGTGTTTTTTCTGCAGCTGCAGCAACAATTTTGAATCAGCTGTTGAGAGAACCGATTACAAGCGGAGGAACAACTAAATTTTATGAAGATTTAAAGGGGCTTAATGAGAATGCCTCAACCGCTGACTGGACGGGAAAAACAGGAACTACAGACAATTATTCAGATGTCTGGCTGATTGTCTCTACCCCAACAGCCACTCTTGGCGGCTGGGCCGGGAATGATGATAATGCGTCTTTAGCAGATTCTGCCGGTCATACTTATAACGCTCAATATATGGCCTATTTAGTAGATGCCATTCACGATGCTGATCCAGGTGTATTTTCTGTTTCTGAAAAATTTGGTTTAGATGAAAGTGTTGTGAAGTCAACCGTGCTCAAGTCAACCGGTCTCCAATCAGGAACCGTATCGGTTAACGGCCGCAATATTACAGTTGGCGGTGAAACTACTACAAGTTACTGGGCTAAAAACGGTGCTGGCTCCATGACTTACAAATTTGCTATCGGCGGGACTGACAGCGATTATGAGAAAGCTTGGGCAGCTCTGGGACGCTGA
- a CDS encoding metal ABC transporter permease gives MTELLSYDFMQRALMAVVAISAFSPILGIFLILRRQSLMSDTLSHVSLAGVAFGIWLGYSPAWTTILIVVLAAVLLEYLSQVYRSYMEIATAILMSLGLAVSLIIMSQADNAGSISLDQYLFGSIITISQGQVTALFIIAALVLLLTLLFFRPMYILTFDEDTAYVDGLPVRLMSVLFNIVTGIAIALMIPAAGALLVSTIMVLPASIAMRLGKSFKAVIGLAIGIGFIGMVSGIFISYYAETPASATITMIFISIFLVVACLKKALKHN, from the coding sequence ATGACTGAGCTCTTGTCTTATGATTTTATGCAGCGGGCCTTGATGGCAGTCGTTGCAATCAGTGCGTTTTCACCAATTTTAGGTATTTTCCTTATCTTACGCCGTCAAAGCCTGATGAGCGATACCCTGAGCCACGTTTCTCTCGCCGGAGTAGCTTTTGGTATTTGGCTAGGCTATTCACCAGCTTGGACGACTATTTTAATCGTTGTCTTAGCGGCTGTTTTGCTGGAGTATCTCAGTCAGGTTTACCGCAGTTATATGGAAATTGCTACGGCTATTTTAATGTCTTTGGGTCTAGCAGTTTCACTGATTATTATGAGTCAGGCGGATAATGCGGGAAGTATCAGCCTGGATCAATACCTATTCGGCTCAATTATTACTATCAGTCAAGGTCAAGTGACTGCACTTTTTATCATTGCTGCCTTAGTGTTGCTGCTGACCTTATTATTCTTTAGGCCCATGTATATTTTGACTTTTGATGAGGATACTGCTTATGTGGATGGTCTGCCTGTACGGCTGATGTCGGTTCTTTTTAATATTGTAACAGGAATCGCTATTGCTTTAATGATTCCCGCAGCAGGAGCCCTGCTTGTGTCAACTATTATGGTTCTTCCTGCCAGTATCGCAATGCGTTTGGGAAAAAGTTTTAAGGCTGTTATTGGCTTGGCTATCGGAATTGGTTTTATCGGCATGGTGTCAGGAATCTTTATCTCCTATTATGCGGAAACTCCTGCAAGTGCGACGATTACTATGATTTTCATCAGTATTTTTTTGGTGGTCGCTTGCTTGAAAAAAGCGTTAAAGCACAATTAG
- a CDS encoding cysteine hydrolase family protein produces MTKALLLIDIQKTFRDGSWGHRNNESAELNAAKLLNKFRQQNDLVIHINHRSENPSSRFFFENAGFEFQDLIMPLNNEIVISKYVNSAFIGTNLKALLDNHKIDTLVIVGLTAPHCVSTTARMAANYGYRTILVEDSTASFAIENYNGKTFSAQEIHDITIATLHDEFAQISSTKDFLVNYHNY; encoded by the coding sequence GTGACCAAAGCTTTGTTACTAATAGATATTCAAAAAACATTTCGAGATGGTTCTTGGGGCCATAGAAATAATGAGTCTGCTGAATTAAATGCAGCAAAATTATTAAATAAGTTTAGACAGCAAAATGATTTAGTGATTCACATTAATCACAGAAGCGAAAATCCTAGCTCTCGTTTTTTCTTTGAAAATGCTGGCTTTGAATTTCAAGATTTGATAATGCCATTAAATAATGAAATAGTCATTTCAAAATATGTTAATAGTGCTTTTATTGGCACTAATTTAAAGGCTCTACTAGATAATCATAAAATTGATACACTTGTTATTGTTGGTCTGACGGCTCCCCATTGTGTTTCAACTACAGCACGTATGGCAGCTAATTATGGTTACAGAACGATATTAGTTGAAGATTCTACAGCTTCTTTTGCAATAGAAAACTATAATGGTAAAACGTTTAGTGCTCAAGAGATTCATGACATTACTATTGCTACTTTACACGATGAGTTTGCACAAATTTCTTCGACAAAAGATTTTTTAGTAAATTATCACAACTATTGA
- a CDS encoding metal ABC transporter ATP-binding protein: MRYITVQNLSFQYDNDPVLAEVDYHLDSGEFVTLTGENGAAKSTLIKATLGILRPKVGSVTIAKKNIKGQKLRLAYLPQQISSFNAGFPSTVYEFVRSGRYPRNGWFRRLTKHDAAHIKASLESVGMWESRQKQIGSLSGGQKQRVIIARMFASDPDIFVLDEPTTGMDAGTTETFYELMAHSAHQHQKAVLMITHDSEDVKDYVDRNIHLVRNQNLPWRCFNIHEGDGRAAQ; this comes from the coding sequence ATGCGATACATTACAGTTCAGAATTTATCGTTTCAATATGATAACGACCCTGTTTTAGCTGAAGTAGACTATCATCTGGACAGCGGGGAATTTGTGACCTTAACCGGAGAAAACGGGGCAGCTAAATCAACGCTGATTAAGGCTACCTTAGGCATTTTACGGCCTAAAGTAGGTTCGGTCACAATAGCTAAAAAAAATATAAAAGGCCAAAAATTGCGTTTGGCTTATCTGCCGCAACAGATTTCCAGTTTTAACGCCGGATTTCCCAGTACCGTTTATGAGTTTGTCAGATCCGGACGCTATCCCCGAAACGGATGGTTCAGACGTCTGACAAAACATGATGCAGCCCATATCAAAGCCAGTTTAGAATCCGTTGGGATGTGGGAGAGCCGGCAGAAGCAGATTGGCAGTCTTAGCGGCGGTCAAAAGCAGCGTGTCATTATTGCCCGTATGTTTGCCAGCGATCCGGATATTTTTGTTTTGGATGAACCCACAACCGGTATGGATGCAGGCACTACAGAAACCTTTTATGAATTGATGGCTCACAGTGCGCATCAGCACCAAAAAGCTGTTTTAATGATTACGCATGATTCCGAAGATGTCAAGGATTATGTGGATCGTAATATTCATCTGGTACGCAATCAGAATCTGCCTTGGCGCTGTTTTAATATTCATGAGGGAGATGGGAGGGCCGCACAATGA
- the rpoB gene encoding DNA-directed RNA polymerase subunit beta: MAGHEVQYGKHRTRRSFSRIKEVLDLPNLIEIQTDSFQEFLDNGLKEVFEDVLPISNFTDTMELEFVGYEFKEPKYTLEEARIHDASYSAPIFVTFRLINKESGEIKTQEVFFGDFPIMTEMGTFIINGGERIIVSQLVRSPGVYFNDKIDKNGKVGYGSTVIPNRGAWLELETDAKDIAYTRIDRTRKIPFTTLVRALGFSGDDEIVDIFGDSDLVRNTIEKDLHKNPNDSRTDEALKEIYERLRPGEPKTAESSRSLLIARFFDPRRYDLAAVGRYKINKKLNVKTRLLNQTLAENLVDSETGEILVAAGTVMTRDILDSIAEKIDQGLNSFVYTPNDYAVITEPVVLQKFKVLAPNDPDRIVTIVGNANPGDKIRALTPADILAEMSYFLNLAEGLGKVDDIDHLGNRRIRAVGELLANQFRIGLARMERNVRERMSVQESEALTPQQIINIRPVTAAVKEFFGSSQLSQFMDQHNPLSELSHKRRLSALGPGGLTRDRAGYEVRDVHYTHYGRMCPIETPEGPNIGLINNLSSYGHLNKYGFIQTPYRKVDRKSGIVTNEIVWLTADEEDEYTVAQANSKLNEDGTFADEIVMGRHQGNNQEFPATAVDYVDVSPKQVVAVATACIPFLENDDSNRALMGANMQRQAVPLIDPHAPYVGTGMEYQAAHDSGAAVIAQHDGRVTFSDAEKVEVRREDGSLDVYHITKFRRSNSGTAYNQRTLVKVGDLVEKGDFIADGPSMEKGEMALGQNPIVAYMTWEGYNFEDAVIMSERLVKDDVYTSVHLEEFESETRDTKLGPEEITREVPNVGEDALKDLDEMGIIRIGAEVKEGDILVGKVTPKGEKDLSAEERLLHAIFGDKSREVRDTSLRVPHGGDGVVRDVKIFTRANGDELQSGVNMLVRVYIAQKRKIKVGDKMAGRHGNKGVVSRIVPVEDMPYLPDGTPVDIMLNPLGVPSRMNIGQVMELHLGMAARNLGIHIATPVFDGASSEDLWETVGEAGMSSDAKTVLYDGRTGEPFDNRVSVGVMYMIKLHHMVDDKLHARSVGPYSLVTQQPLGGKAQFGGQRFGEMEVWALEAYGASNVLQEILTYKSDDVNGRLKAYEAITKGKPIPKPGVPESFRVLVKELQSLGLDMRVLDEDNQEVELRDLDDGEDDDVMHVDDLERARQKQAQEAAEFNDEEK, translated from the coding sequence GTGGCAGGACATGAAGTGCAGTACGGGAAACATCGTACACGTCGCAGCTTTTCAAGAATTAAAGAAGTTCTTGATTTACCTAATTTGATTGAAATTCAAACAGACTCATTTCAAGAATTCCTGGATAATGGTTTGAAGGAAGTTTTTGAAGATGTGCTTCCGATTTCAAACTTTACCGATACCATGGAACTTGAGTTTGTCGGTTATGAGTTTAAAGAGCCTAAATATACGCTTGAGGAAGCACGTATCCACGATGCAAGTTATTCAGCGCCTATTTTTGTGACTTTCCGCTTGATTAATAAGGAAAGCGGCGAGATTAAAACACAGGAAGTCTTCTTCGGCGATTTCCCGATTATGACTGAAATGGGAACGTTCATTATCAATGGCGGTGAGCGGATTATTGTCAGCCAGCTGGTTCGTTCGCCTGGAGTTTACTTTAATGATAAAATAGACAAAAACGGTAAAGTGGGTTACGGTTCGACTGTAATCCCTAATCGCGGAGCTTGGCTGGAATTAGAAACTGACGCCAAAGACATCGCTTATACACGGATTGACCGGACGCGAAAAATACCGTTTACAACATTGGTTCGTGCTCTGGGCTTCTCGGGAGATGATGAGATTGTTGATATCTTTGGTGACAGCGATCTTGTGCGCAACACTATTGAGAAAGATCTTCATAAGAATCCTAATGACTCTCGGACAGATGAGGCGTTAAAAGAAATATACGAACGTCTTCGTCCGGGAGAACCTAAAACAGCTGAAAGTTCACGCAGCCTCTTAATTGCGCGTTTCTTCGATCCGCGCCGGTATGATTTGGCGGCAGTGGGACGCTACAAGATTAATAAAAAACTCAATGTTAAAACTCGGCTTCTGAATCAAACTCTTGCTGAGAATCTTGTGGACAGTGAAACAGGTGAAATTCTTGTAGCTGCCGGTACAGTAATGACACGGGATATTCTTGATTCAATTGCTGAGAAGATTGATCAGGGCTTAAACAGTTTTGTTTACACTCCTAACGATTATGCTGTTATCACAGAGCCGGTTGTTCTTCAAAAATTTAAGGTTCTTGCTCCTAATGACCCGGACCGCATCGTTACCATTGTTGGCAATGCCAATCCGGGAGATAAGATTAGAGCTCTCACACCTGCTGATATATTAGCTGAAATGAGCTATTTTCTGAATCTTGCCGAGGGTCTTGGCAAAGTTGATGATATTGATCACTTAGGGAACCGCCGGATTCGGGCGGTCGGAGAACTCTTGGCCAATCAGTTTCGGATCGGGCTGGCCAGAATGGAACGCAATGTCCGTGAGCGAATGAGTGTGCAGGAGAGCGAAGCTTTAACGCCTCAGCAAATTATCAATATCCGTCCTGTTACTGCAGCGGTCAAAGAGTTTTTTGGCTCTTCGCAGCTGTCTCAGTTTATGGATCAGCACAACCCCTTGTCAGAATTATCGCATAAGCGGCGGCTGTCTGCCCTTGGTCCCGGCGGTTTGACACGCGACCGTGCCGGCTATGAAGTGCGTGATGTGCACTATACTCATTACGGCCGTATGTGTCCGATCGAAACACCTGAAGGTCCAAATATTGGTTTGATAAATAATTTATCTTCGTACGGCCACTTAAACAAGTACGGCTTCATTCAAACGCCTTACCGTAAGGTTGACCGCAAGAGCGGTATTGTCACAAATGAAATTGTTTGGCTGACGGCAGATGAAGAGGATGAATATACGGTAGCGCAAGCTAATTCAAAACTTAATGAAGACGGAACTTTTGCCGATGAGATTGTTATGGGACGCCACCAAGGAAATAACCAGGAATTTCCGGCAACTGCTGTTGATTATGTTGATGTCTCGCCTAAGCAGGTTGTTGCGGTTGCAACCGCATGTATTCCTTTCCTAGAGAATGACGACTCTAACCGTGCGCTTATGGGAGCTAACATGCAGCGTCAGGCTGTGCCTTTGATTGATCCTCATGCGCCTTATGTTGGCACAGGAATGGAATATCAGGCTGCTCATGATTCGGGTGCTGCAGTTATTGCGCAGCATGACGGACGCGTAACTTTTTCAGATGCCGAAAAGGTCGAAGTTCGCCGCGAGGATGGGTCGCTTGATGTTTACCATATTACGAAATTCCGCCGCTCCAATTCAGGCACTGCCTATAACCAAAGAACATTGGTTAAGGTCGGAGACCTTGTTGAAAAAGGGGATTTTATTGCCGATGGTCCGTCTATGGAAAAAGGAGAAATGGCTCTGGGTCAGAATCCGATTGTTGCCTATATGACTTGGGAAGGCTACAATTTTGAAGATGCTGTTATCATGAGCGAACGGCTGGTTAAGGACGATGTCTATACCTCAGTCCATTTGGAAGAGTTTGAATCAGAAACACGCGACACCAAATTAGGCCCTGAAGAAATTACACGTGAAGTTCCTAATGTTGGTGAAGATGCTCTCAAAGATCTTGACGAGATGGGTATTATCCGCATTGGAGCTGAAGTTAAAGAAGGTGATATCCTTGTTGGGAAGGTAACTCCTAAGGGTGAGAAAGATCTTTCTGCTGAAGAACGTCTGCTTCACGCTATCTTTGGTGATAAATCACGGGAGGTTCGCGATACTTCTTTGAGGGTTCCTCACGGGGGAGACGGTGTTGTCCGCGATGTGAAGATTTTTACTCGGGCTAATGGCGATGAACTGCAGTCGGGTGTCAATATGCTGGTGCGTGTTTACATCGCTCAAAAACGGAAAATCAAAGTCGGAGATAAAATGGCCGGCCGTCATGGAAATAAAGGTGTTGTCTCACGAATCGTTCCTGTTGAGGATATGCCATATCTTCCAGATGGAACGCCAGTTGATATTATGCTGAATCCGCTTGGGGTTCCGTCACGGATGAACATCGGTCAGGTTATGGAACTTCACTTGGGGATGGCTGCCCGCAATCTTGGCATCCATATTGCTACACCTGTCTTTGACGGAGCCAGCTCAGAAGATTTGTGGGAAACTGTAGGTGAAGCCGGTATGTCTTCTGATGCTAAAACAGTCCTGTATGACGGCCGCACGGGAGAACCGTTCGATAACCGTGTGTCTGTTGGAGTGATGTACATGATTAAACTGCACCACATGGTTGATGATAAGCTTCATGCGCGTTCAGTGGGACCTTACTCTCTGGTTACGCAGCAGCCACTTGGCGGTAAAGCGCAGTTCGGCGGTCAGCGGTTTGGAGAAATGGAAGTTTGGGCTTTAGAAGCTTACGGTGCTTCAAATGTTCTGCAGGAAATCCTGACTTATAAATCAGATGATGTTAACGGCCGTCTGAAAGCTTATGAAGCTATCACAAAAGGCAAGCCTATTCCAAAACCGGGTGTTCCCGAGTCTTTCCGGGTGCTTGTAAAAGAATTGCAGTCACTTGGCCTTGATATGCGGGTGCTTGATGAAGATAATCAAGAAGTGGAGCTTCGCGATCTGGATGACGGTGAAGATGACGACGTCATGCATGTTGATGATCTTGAAAGAGCGCGGCAGAAACAGGCTCAGGAAGCAGCTGAATTTAATGATGAGGAAAAATAA
- the tyrS gene encoding tyrosine--tRNA ligase, which translates to MTIFEELKERGLIFQTTDEEALKEALTEGQLAFYSGYDPTADSLHLGHLVPILVCRHLQLAGHKPYPLVGGATGLIGDPSFKDTERSLQTKETVDGWAAKIQGQLSRFLDFENGDNKAVMVNNYDWFADISFIDFLRDVGKYFTVNYMMSKESVKKRIESGISYTEFAYQIMQGYDFYELNRRHSVTLQVGGSDQWGNMTAGTELLRRKADKTGHVITVPLITDATGKKFGKSEGNAVWLDASKTSPYEMYQFWLNVMDEDAVRFLKIFTFLPLAEIEDIRQEFEAEPHKRLAQKVLAREVVTLVHGETAYKEALNITEQLFSGNIQNLSAAELKQGLSNVPNYAVQPEESFNIVEILVKAGIVNSKRQAREDLQNGAIYINGSRIQDSAYNLSDKDKIDDELTVIRRGKKKYFVLTY; encoded by the coding sequence ATGACTATCTTTGAAGAGCTCAAAGAACGCGGTTTGATTTTTCAAACAACTGATGAAGAAGCATTGAAAGAAGCGCTGACGGAGGGGCAGCTGGCCTTTTACTCAGGCTATGATCCAACTGCCGACAGCCTTCATTTGGGACATCTGGTCCCAATTTTAGTCTGCCGCCACCTGCAGCTTGCGGGGCACAAGCCCTACCCTCTTGTAGGAGGTGCGACAGGTCTTATCGGCGATCCATCATTTAAAGACACTGAGCGCAGCCTGCAGACTAAAGAGACTGTAGACGGCTGGGCAGCTAAAATTCAAGGACAGCTTTCCCGTTTTCTCGATTTTGAGAACGGAGACAATAAGGCCGTAATGGTTAATAATTATGATTGGTTTGCTGATATCAGCTTTATTGATTTTTTACGGGATGTCGGTAAATACTTTACTGTCAATTATATGATGAGTAAAGAATCGGTCAAGAAACGTATCGAGAGTGGTATTTCTTACACAGAGTTTGCCTATCAAATCATGCAGGGCTATGATTTTTATGAGCTTAACCGCCGTCATAGTGTGACACTCCAAGTTGGAGGCTCTGATCAATGGGGAAATATGACTGCCGGAACCGAACTTTTGCGCCGTAAAGCTGATAAAACCGGCCATGTTATCACTGTTCCGCTAATTACTGATGCAACAGGCAAGAAATTCGGCAAATCTGAAGGCAATGCTGTCTGGCTTGATGCCAGCAAAACTTCCCCTTATGAAATGTACCAGTTTTGGCTCAATGTCATGGATGAAGATGCCGTCCGTTTCCTAAAAATCTTTACCTTTCTGCCTTTAGCAGAAATTGAAGACATCCGTCAAGAATTTGAAGCAGAACCTCATAAGCGTTTGGCACAAAAAGTTCTGGCGCGGGAGGTTGTTACACTTGTTCACGGTGAAACGGCCTATAAAGAGGCACTTAATATCACTGAACAACTTTTCAGCGGCAACATTCAAAACCTCTCTGCCGCAGAATTAAAACAGGGTCTCAGCAATGTTCCCAATTACGCTGTCCAACCGGAGGAATCCTTTAATATTGTTGAAATCCTAGTCAAGGCAGGAATTGTCAATTCTAAGAGGCAGGCACGGGAAGACTTGCAAAACGGTGCCATTTACATTAATGGCAGCCGTATCCAGGATTCCGCTTACAACCTTTCAGATAAGGATAAGATTGATGATGAATTGACCGTTATCCGACGCGGCAAGAAAAAATACTTTGTTTTAACCTATTAA
- a CDS encoding zinc-dependent MarR family transcriptional regulator has protein sequence MLSLDRKLDHLIKKVLLKSENQHELLFGPCKSGEKLTNTQEHILMLLAEQQLTNSDLAKKLNISQAAVTKAVKSLAKKGMLVSVKDKEDARVTYFTLTDPAWPVAEEHRRHHHRTLAVYQELLAAFTEEEQAIIQRFLTVFEERLER, from the coding sequence ATGCTATCTTTGGACAGGAAATTAGATCATCTTATTAAAAAAGTTTTATTAAAGTCAGAGAATCAGCATGAATTGCTTTTTGGCCCCTGCAAAAGCGGCGAAAAACTGACCAATACCCAAGAACACATTCTGATGTTATTGGCTGAACAGCAGTTAACAAATTCTGATTTAGCTAAAAAGCTAAATATTAGTCAGGCTGCAGTGACTAAGGCTGTTAAAAGTCTTGCTAAAAAAGGCATGCTGGTTTCTGTTAAAGATAAGGAGGATGCCCGAGTGACCTATTTTACCCTGACAGATCCTGCATGGCCTGTTGCTGAGGAGCATAGACGGCATCACCATCGCACATTAGCTGTTTATCAGGAGCTGCTGGCTGCGTTTACAGAGGAAGAGCAAGCTATTATTCAACGTTTTTTAACTGTTTTTGAAGAGCGATTAGAAAGGTAA